A genome region from Solanum pennellii chromosome 12, SPENNV200 includes the following:
- the LOC107007491 gene encoding rhamnogalacturonan I rhamnosyltransferase 1-like, protein MCRIEGVMEERERRRRKWELGLKGTALGDGRVEKLKSCIIFPRSRLKLWIIRATTMVLLWTCLVQLTTLGELLGPSAFKGWPCCFSQESASSFLVKSLPPKRVYQNNGYLMVSCNGGLNQMRAAICDMVAIARYLNVTLIVPELDKTSFWADPSEFQDIFDVDHFITSLRDEVRILKELPPRLKRRVVLGMIYTMPPISWSDISYYQDQVLPLIRKYKVVHLNRTDARLANNGQPFEIQKLRCRVNFSALKFTPQIEELGKKVIRLLRQKGRFMVLHLRYEMDMLAFSGCNQGCNKEEVEELTRMRYAYPWWKEKIINSELKRRDGLCPLTPEETALTLRALDIDSSIQVYIAAGEIYGGTRRMASLAAAYPNLVRKETLLEPSELRFFQNHSSQMAALDYLVSLESDIFVPTYDGNMAKVVEGHRRHLGFKKTVLLDRKLLVDLIDQYNAGSFTWNEFSAAVKEAHTERMGNPTKRLVIPDRPKEEDYFYSNPWECLEPSHESEISSII, encoded by the exons ATGTGCAGAATAGAGGGAGTAATGGAAGAGAGGGAAAGGAGAAGAAGGAAGTGGGAATTGGGGCTAAAAGGGACAGCTTTAGGAGATGGTCGTGTGGAGAAACTGAAGAGTTGCATAATTTTCCCGCGGTCCAGATTGAAGCTATGGATAATAAGGGCTACAACAATGGTTCTATTGTGGACTTGCTTAGTACAATTGACGACATTAGGGGAACTTTTGGGGCCTAGTGCTTTCAAAGGATGGCCTTGTTGCTTTTCTCAGGAGTCTGCTTCATCATTTCTTGTTAAATCACTTCCACCAAAGA gGGTTTACCAGAATAATGGTTATCTCATGGTTTCATGTAATGGAGGTCTTAATCAAATGCGAGCAGCC ATATGTGATATGGTTGCTATAGCAAGATATTTGAATGTGACTCTTATAGTGCCTGAGCTGGATAAAACTTCCTTTTGGGCTGATCCGAG TGAATTTCAAGACATATTTGATGTTGATCATTTTATAACATCCTTAAGGGATGAAGTTCGAATATTGAAAGAGCTACCCCCAAGACTGAAGAGGAGAGTAGTGCTAGGAATGATTTATACCATGCCTCCTATTAGTTGGTCTGATATTTCTTACTATCAAGATCAG GTCCTTCCATTGATTCGGAAATATAAAGTCGTTCACTTGAACAGAACTGATGCTCGGCTTGCCAATAACGGTCAGCCTTTTGAAATTCAGAAACTGCGATGCCGAGTCAATTTTAGTGCCTTGAAATTTACCCCTCAGATAGAAGAGTTGGGTAAAAAGGTTATTCGACTTCTCAGGCAAAAGGGTCGTTTTATGGTGCTGCACCTGAGGTATGAAATGGATATGTTAGCTTTCTCTGGCTGTAATCAGGGCTGCAACAAGGAGGAGGTTGAAGAGTTGACGAGAATGAG ATACGCTTATccgtggtggaaagaaaaaatcATTAACTCTGAATTGAAAAGGAGAGATGGTCTCTGTCCTTTGACACCTGAGGAGACTGCTCTTACTTTAAGGGCATTAGACATTGATTCTAGCATCCAAGTCTATATTGCTGCTGGGGAGATTTATGGTGGGACAAGGAGAATGGCGAGTCTTGCGGCAGCTTATCCAAATTTG GTGAGGAAGGAGACACTACTAGAGCCTTCTGAGCTTAGATTCTTTCAAAATCACTCTTCACAGATGGCAGCACTAGATTATCTTGTTTCACTGGAGAGTGATATCTTTGTTCCAACATATGATGGAAACATGGCTAAAGTTGTCGAAGGACATCGCAG ACATCTTGGATTCAAGAAAACGGTTTTGCTGGACAGAAAGCTCCTCGTAGATTTGATTGACCAGTATAATGCTGGATCGTTTACGTGGAATGAGTTTTCTGCTGCTGTTAAGGAAGCTCACACTGAACGTATGGGAAACCCTACTAAGAGGTTGGTTATTCCTGACCGGCCTAAAGAAGAGGATTATTTCTACTCTAATCCGTGGGAATGCTTAGAACCATCTCATGAGAGTGAAATATCAAGTATTATATAA